The Penaeus monodon isolate SGIC_2016 chromosome 6, NSTDA_Pmon_1, whole genome shotgun sequence genomic sequence CATTCTGGCGATTTGCACATGGGATTGATTTTACAGGCGATAACTAACAGCGATTATTTGTtggtatatatcgtatattttacTTGGTTTCAATGTTATATTTCCTCATGCTACACCTTAGGTATGTTATAATAAAGACGTAAGATGAACAAAGACAtgggatatgaatgataatatagtTTTATTCTATACAGGCATGTGTAAAGTCGAAAAGCTTTGAAGAatctattatgaaaaaaaaacatacaactaaGGTATCACAACACACATCGCATATAAGTATAAAATCAAAGTAGAgctaatatttatacatacatatacatattatatatgtatatatatattgtatataatgcatatatgtatgtatatgtatacatatatatgattatgataacacatatacatacacatacctatacatacatagtacacatacttatacatataaaagctaaatgacaataaatatagtTTCTGGTATACAAATATCGCATCCAACCCCTTAACATATATGGGGTATTGGCTTCTACGCGCGCCAGTCAGTCATGCGAGCGAAAACGGGAGAGCAGGTTTACATTCCATTCACGGCTGACCTCATGCCTCATGCTTAGCGTCGAACCCCGAGACTTTACTCCACGTGACGTCATGCGCAAGACGGATGAATTCGAGCTCAGTGACGAGACCTTACTTATTTAGATCTTGTATGTGTCTGGGGGTCGgcgtgcgtgttcgtgtgagACCGTGTGTGTAGTTTTTAATGTATAATCTGTATTCTTTACACGCCTCCTTTTTCATTACAGATTTAAGAAGAGTCAAGAGAATGGTATGGAAATCAGCTGGGTGATGTCGGAGACGGATCGAATGGTGTTATGGAAAAATCGACTTGCTAAACAACGACAGGAGCAAGAAGACAAATTGAAGGACGTGGCATATGGAGGTCTTCCTCATACTTTGGACCCCGACGATGCTGATGCTCTGAGAAATCTGGCTGCTCTTCAAGAGGCAACTTTCAAGTCTATTCCATACCCGGAAGACTGCTACGGAGACAACGTAGAAACTTTAGCAAACCTCTTTGTATGTATTTGCAAAAAACTGGGATTATTCTTTTACCGTGTAGAAGATTTCCAGTATCTTTGTAAGACAGATCAATCGCTTTTGCTCAAGAATGGCATTGGTATGGGAATATACCTGCACGGTGCTTATATGTTTGACCATGAGAATGAGAGATGGCCCGCGGAAGGCAACAAGGAGGCCCTCATGATCCCCCCTGTTTCCTTGGACACGCTCCGGAAGTTCACCGTTTTCCCAGAGGCATTTGAAGTCATTATGAAGTTTTACAATAGATATGCTAAAATAATCAAAGATGAAATTGTTTTAGCTCTTGTATGTGTGATAGCCTTCTTTCAGCCAGATGACCCGAACTTCTTACATCCAGAAAAGATACAGGAAATCCAGACTAAGTACTTAGAATATCTAAAACGATACCTGAAGGCCAAAGAAGGTGATAATGGTGTGAGGATCACCTTTCCAAAACTCCTGGTTGGCCTTGCAGATATAAGGGAGATTTTGGAATATCATGGGAAAGTGGACATTAAACCAACTATTAATTATCAAGAGATTTCAACACAGCCAAGTGTCAAGAATCAAATGGTCTTACTAAAAGAATTATTTGAAAAGGTATCTCTGGGAGCCTTACCAGAGTTTTCTTCCATTCTGACtagcaaagagaaaaaagcaacCATTGTGGGACAAAAACGGTATTTTACAAAAGAGACAAAATGCAGCTATTAATATTCAAAGCAACCAGTTCTATCACCCATACACAAACCAGATATTCGGCAATGATCCAAGAACGGACATGGTTATCACAAATCCACtggaacatatagatagatttgtaAAGAAGTACAAACACTCTTTCACACAAATTAGTAACCCTTCTGAGGCAAGGGAAACTTGTAGGAATAGTGCCCACAGGAGATTGCCCAGCTTGAAACCAGcaggagatggtgatgatgaaaactaTCAAAGAGAAATGAGTGTCCAGAGTGATCAAAGTGACTGGCAGTTACAGAGAGCAGTGAGACGCGAACAGAGTTTTAATTCCATGTCAGCAGTAGACAAAAAACGTTCAGTTGATATATTATGCAACATTTTAAATCACATTTGTGCAGATGATGAGCAGTTCGTTCAGTCTTTAAAACGGGATCTTCCACCACATCTCCTGGCCAGCCTTGCTCAGAAGCTACTGCCATCATAGATTCAATCAAAAATAGAAGTGTTTCtagtgtgtgtctatttttgcaCAGCATCgaaatttgtgttttgtgtgaatgagaatgagtaaaaTAGGAATGATGGaatgagaaagtttttttttctgtttattaaatCATTTTAGTAAATGGCATCAGTAACATTATAGTCTACTTTTATGTATGCTTTATAGTttacattttatgtattttgaagTCTGCATGTAAGGATGTTCTTGCGTCTGATAGAGAAAGAATACTACTCTAATCTTTCACACTGATAGCCCTGttgtaatatagaaaaaaagagcatGCTTTGTGGAAAAACTGATTGCACTTCTTACTACAAACTGCCTGACAgaacatccattttttttttcttcctcttcattaaaTGATTCAGAGTAAATCTCAGGTTGAAAATGAGGTACAGAATTCTTTGTATGGTTTTGTATAGAAATTGCTGTATGTTATCTGTGCATTTATAACAACGAAAAGTACTTAATTTGTTGTAAGCCTATTAGGAGTAAGCCTATTAGAAGTACCGGTATATAAATTGATCAGTATATCTTTGGCAATTgagtttatgtatgcatttatctttccatataaatatatatatatatatatatatatatatatatatatatatatatatatatatatatatatatatatatatatatatatgtatatatatatatatatatattcacacatataaatataataaatattgtgtatgtatatatatatatatatatatatatatatatatattagtatatatgtaaatatatatatatatatatatatatatacatatacacatatatataaatatatacatatatttaaatatatagcatagatatatatacatataaactcataaatatacatataaatatatatattatatatatatatatatatatatccatatattctatacatatatgcatatatgtatatacatatttatatatacacatggatgcatatatgtatatatatggatatgtatgtatacatatgtgtgtgtgtgtgtatatatggatatgtatatatatatatatatatatatatatatatatatatatatatatatatatacatgtatatataatatttgtattttacttatgtgtatatatgtatatatacatatatatacataaacatacacataaatgcacataaacatataaacctatatatacttatatataaatatttaagtatacatatacatacatatatataggtatatataaatgtctacacacgcatatacacacacatatgtgtctatatatgtatatatatgtatgtttgaatatatgcatgtatgtatatatacttatgtatgtgtgtgtatatgtatgtacatatacgtgtttatatgtatgtatatgtataggtgtatatacatatgtgtgtatacatatatatgtatttgtatatatatgtgtgtatatatatgtacatatatgaatatattatatatttatggatatatatgtatatataagtatctgtatatgtaaatatccatatgtatgtatatgtatatagatgaatatatatatatatatatatatatatatatatttatatatacatatacacacacacacacacacacacacatatatatatatatatatatatatatatatatatatatatataatatatatatatatatatattaatatctttgtgtgtgtgtgtgtgtgtgtgtgtgtgtgtgtgtgtgtgtgtgtgtgtgtgtgtgtgtgtgtgtgtgtgtgtgaatatctatatgtatatatatatatatatatatatatatatatatatatatatatatgtatatatatatatatatatatatatatatatatatatatatatatatatatatatataaatgtatgtatatgtatatatgttaatagtcatatgtttatatatatatatatatatatatatatatatatattatatatatatatatatatatgtttatctgtgtgtgtgtgtgtgtgtgtgtgtgtgtgtgtgtgtgtgtgtgtgtgtgtgtgtgtgtgttgtgtgtgtgtgtgtgtgtgtatttgtatatacatatatatatatatatatatatatatatatatatatatatatatatatatatatatatatatatattgtgtgtgtgtgtgtgtgtgtgtgtgtgtttgtgtgtgcatgtgtgtgtgtgtgcatgcgtgcgtgtgtgcgtgcatgcgtgcttgtgcgtgtgcatgtgtttgtgtctgtgtgtgtgtatatatatattcatctatatgtatatataatgtaagtatgtgtgtatatatgtatatatgcatatattcatattatgcttACACATATGTGaggatgtatgcatatagatataaaaatatataacagatataactATCATTTGCTCAAAGGTACAGTGTCCCTAGCAAAGAGCTGTAATGCATTGTGGACATAGttgctgcattatatatattgactgaATTATCTTCATTTGGTAGATATAGGTATCTCTTAAACATCTGTTGAGTACATATTGTCAAAGTTGTGTACTGTAATCTCATTTTGCTCAGGTCATAGATCTCCATAACTCTTTAGAAATAAAAACTTCAGGTATAAGATGAAAAAAGTACAAGATGATTAGAGCCTCCGAATAGTCATTTTATTTCTTAAGCAgatctttaattatatttttacattaacaGGTAAAACCTCAGGTATTGCCGAGACTG encodes the following:
- the LOC119574662 gene encoding LOW QUALITY PROTEIN: oxysterols receptor LXR-beta-like (The sequence of the model RefSeq protein was modified relative to this genomic sequence to represent the inferred CDS: deleted 1 base in 1 codon), yielding MEDFDQKKGEKVWYMMSKDAYYQYRAEDTGSVEGLGLPSLPNTSYWYDAHSSMGSSLYPVTSAQDYVIQNNESPVPISDSFREPMDWWTENEVSAPRNLTGNLCSIGGVDQGYLSTDDLMCGPSEFEPPGPAMGMLGNGFVGPAPGPGGEREYVAAMEDMVTDESQTPSPQSLPEANAFASPVRKGVASDTRRPSPVQEQSAKEKKQKKEPKEKVKESKKCGVCGDTARSMHFGGMACDSCKAFFRRSVQSGAYKSFQCPENENCPISKQNRKVCQYCRFKKSQENGMEISWVMSETDRMVLWKNRLAKQRQEQEDKLKDVAYGGLPHTLDPDDADALRNLAALQEATFKSIPYPEDCYGDNVETLANLFVCICKKLGLFFYRVEDFQYLCKTDQSLLLKNGIGMGIYLHGAYMFDHENERWPAEGNKEALMIPPVSLDTLRKFTVFPEAFEVIMKFYNRYAKIIKDEIVLALVCVIAFFQPDDPNFLHPEKIQEIQTKYLEYLKRYLKAKEGDNGVRITFPKLLVGLADIREILEYHGKVDIKPTINYQEISTQPSVKNQMVLLKELFEKVSLGALPEFSSILTSKEKKQPLWDKNGILQKRQNAAINIQSNQFYHPYTNQIFGNDPRTDMVITNPLEHIDRFVKKYKHSFTQISNPSEARETCRNSAHRRLPSLKPAGDGDDENYQREMSVQSDQSDWQLQRAVRREQSFNSMSAVDKKRSVDILCNILNHICADDEQFVQSLKRDLPPHLLASLAQKLLPS